The proteins below come from a single Beutenbergia cavernae DSM 12333 genomic window:
- a CDS encoding NfeD family protein, producing MDNSGWIWWLGATLLLGVIEMLVVDLLFLMFAGGALAATIVAALGAPLWLQITTFGVVSALLVVAVRPWALRKFKNTTPETATNIAAHVGRPAVVVADVSTMAGRVKLAGEVWTARTEESGVLPVGSLVRVIRIDGATAVVVREVPQQAGPGAAPGAPYGPPPTGPYHQPGPVPPPGSPTT from the coding sequence ATGGACAACTCCGGCTGGATCTGGTGGCTCGGTGCCACGCTGCTCCTCGGCGTCATCGAGATGCTCGTCGTCGACCTGCTGTTCCTCATGTTCGCCGGCGGCGCGCTGGCCGCGACGATCGTCGCGGCGCTCGGTGCCCCGCTCTGGCTGCAGATCACCACGTTCGGCGTCGTCTCCGCCCTGCTCGTGGTCGCCGTGCGGCCGTGGGCGCTGCGGAAGTTCAAGAACACGACGCCGGAGACGGCGACCAACATCGCCGCCCACGTGGGCCGCCCGGCCGTCGTCGTCGCCGACGTCTCGACGATGGCGGGGCGGGTCAAGCTTGCCGGGGAGGTGTGGACGGCGCGCACCGAGGAGTCAGGTGTCCTGCCCGTCGGCAGCCTCGTCCGGGTGATCCGGATCGACGGGGCGACGGCCGTCGTCGTCCGGGAGGTCCCGCAGCAGGCGGGGCCGGGCGCCGCGCCCGGCGCGCCGTACGGTCCGCCGCCCACCGGCCCGTACCACCAGCCTGGACCGGTCCCACCGCCGGGATCACCGACGACCTGA